The following proteins come from a genomic window of Coffea arabica cultivar ET-39 chromosome 11c, Coffea Arabica ET-39 HiFi, whole genome shotgun sequence:
- the LOC113716014 gene encoding protein SLOW GREEN 1, chloroplastic-like, with protein sequence MDSSSTLASSSFLMIKSTSIPSLPILKKQIHFHSYKPLHSKKLMIINASSASSNSSTPNPFISTLKTTTAAVIFAVAVFGSFGKFNKPARAIFPFPPTPTSQQNISDAIGVFKEVLQPLKKSNSEATGAVLESELHQKLNPEAIEALKTLLQKKLKASKKKECLDALHKLTSAQPEITDWTFLAARLLNEMGNTQEAIEVLLPILQEGDLPSVLTMFEISLLVDLSALKEHVKCFEEKIRESSEGVVDQEKQGKEERFLMLILAQLQFLLNNVDEALRIYEELERQDPSDYRPYFCKGVICTLLDRKKEAREQFAKYRELSPKKIEVEWYLRTPIRRMRLFLTPEDKN encoded by the coding sequence ATGGACTCAAGTTCAACTCTAGCATCATCATCCTTCCTCATGATCAAGTCAACTTCAATCCCATCTTTACCAATATTGAAGAAGCAAATTCATTTTCATTCTTATAAGCCCCTTCACAGCAAGAAGTTGATGATCATCAATGCCTCTTCTGCTTCTTCTAACTCCTCCACTCCAAACCCCTTCATTTCCACCCTCAAGACCACCACTGCTGCTGTCATTTTTGCGGTGGCCGTGTTTGGGTCCTTTGGGAAGTTCAATAAACCAGCTAGAGcaatttttccatttccacCAACTCCAACATCACAGCAAAACATTTCTGATGCCATCGGAGTCTTCAAAGAAGTTCTTCAACCCTTAAAGAAATCCAACTCTGAGGCCACTGGGGCTGTGTTGGAATCAGAGTTGCATCAGAAACTGAATCCTGAGGCCATTGAGGCCTTGAAAACTTTGCTTCAGAAGAAACTGAAggctagcaagaagaaagaatgcTTGGATGCATTGCACAAGTTAACCTCAGCTCAGCCAGAAATCACAGATTGGACGTTTCTTGCTGCAAGACTATTGAATGAAATGGGGAATACACAAGAAGCAATAGAAGTTCTGTTGCCTATTTTGCAGGAGGGTGATCTGCCTTCTGTCTTGACAATGTTTGAGATTTCATTGTTGGTGGACTTGTCTGCACTTAAGGAACATGTAAAGTGCTTCGAGGAAAAAATCAGGGAGTCATCAGAGGGTGTGGTTGATCAGGAGAAGCAGGGGAAGGAAGAGAGATTTCTTATGCTAATCTTGGCACAGTTACAATTCTTGCTTAATAATGTGGATGAAGCATTGAGGATTTATGAGGAACTTGAAAGGCAGGATCCTAGTGATTATAGGCCTTATTTTTGTAAAGGGGTGATATGTACTTTGCTTGATAGGAAGAAAGAAGCTAGAGAGCAATTTGCTAAGTACCGCGAACTTTCGCCCAAGAAAATTGAGGTGGAATGGTACTTGAGGACTCCTATTCGAAGAATGAGGCTGTTTCTGACTCCCGAGGATAAGAATTGA